Sequence from the Anaerolineae bacterium genome:
GAGGTGTTAGCCTGCGACACCCCGGCCAACCTCAAACGTGCCTTGCAGCAGGAGTCGCTGTTTGTGCTGGAGACCACGCCTCTCAACGGCCTCAGCCCGCAGGACCTGGAACACCTGCCGGGGGTGAAGCGCATCGGTTATCGTCTGGTGCCGGGTGGCAGCCGGTTGGATTGCCACCTGGAGGACGACGCGGCTTTGGGGCCGCTGGTGAGTGCACTAACGGCCCGGGGGGTGCGGTTGCGTTCGCTGCAAAAACGGGAGCCGACGCTGGAAGATGTGTTCGTCCACCTGGTGGGCCGCAGCATGGCAGAAGAGGAGAGTGCCCATGCATGAGCAGGTGCTCGCCCGCCTGGTGACCAGGCACGGCGGCCTGCGCCTGTTTGTTCGGGCCGTGTGGGGCCGGGCTTACCCGCGCATCATCGGCCTGCAGCGGGAGAAATCCTGGCTGGCCTTCGACATCGTGCTGCCGCTGATGAGTGTGGCGGCCTATGTGTTCGTTTACCGGGCCATCCACGCACCGGAGGCCTATGTGGGCTTTGTTGTCCTTGGTGGGACCATGACCGCGTTCTGGCTCAATGTGCTCTGGAACATGTCCAGCCAGCTCTATTGGGAGAAGGAGCAGGGCAACCTGGCGCTGTACATTCTGGCACCGGCGCCTCTCATGGCGATTTTGTTGGGGATGGCCGTCGGTGGGGCCGTGGCGACTACCTTGCGGGCGCTGGTCTTCACTTTCCTGGGCACGCTGGTGTTTCAGGTCACCTTTTCTGTGGCCGCCTGGTTGCCGTTGTTCGGCGTGTTCTTTCTGGCTTTGGCCGCCCTGTACGGCCTGGGGATGATGTTTGCCTCCCTTTTTCTGCTGCTCAGCCGGGAGGCCTGGCATCTGGTAGCGCTGTTTCAGGAGCCGGTGTACCTGCTCTCCGGTTTCTATTTCCCCGTCAAGAGTTTCCCATTCTGGGTGGCCGCGGCGGCCTCACTCATTCCCCTGACCATGGGGCTGGACGCCATGCGCCAGTTGGCTTTTCCCGATGGCACGCAGTACGGTTTTCTCCCCGTGGGCTGGGAGATCGCTGGTTTGGCTGGATTGAGCGTGTTGTTCATCGTGGCTGCGCGCTACCTCTTGGCCTACATGGAGCGTCTGGCCAAGCAGGAAGCCCGGCTCACCGAAAGTCGAGGGTAGCGCCTATGGCTCGATTGGCTGTGCTCTGGCGTTCCTTCAAAACGGCAGCCTGGTTGGGGTGGCAAATCGAATCCAACTGGACCGATCCCTTCCTGTTTGCCCTGTATTCGGCCATCAAGCCCCTGGCCGGTACGGCCATTCTGGTGGTGATGTACGGCATCATCAGCCATAACGCCTTTGAGAACCCCATTTTTGCCTACATCTACCTGGGCAATGCGTTTTACATGTATGTGGGCGGGGTGCTGAATGGCATTTCGTGGGCGATCATTGACGATCGTGAGCATTACAAAACCCTCAAGTACCTCTATGTCGCGCCGATTCACATGCCGGCTTACCTTTTTGGGCGGGGGGTGGCCCAGTTCCTCATCACCAGTGTCGCCGTCGCCGTGACTATCGCGGCTGGCGTGGTCTTTTTGCGGTTGAACATCGTGTGGGCCGAGGTGAACTGGCCGCTGTTCTTCGGCGCCTTGCTCCTGGGGGTGCTGATGTTGGCTTTGATGGGGTTGTTCCTGGCCGGGATTTTGCTCCTTCTGGTGCACCATTCCTGGTTCATCGGCGAGGCGGTGGGCAGCGCCCTGTATCTTTTCAGCGGGGCGATTTTCCCCCTGGAAGTGCTCCCCGCCTGGCTGCGCCCCCTTGGCTACGCCATGCCCATCACCTACTGGCTGGAATTGTTGCGCCGCGCCCTGGTGGGTTCGGTGGCCCAGGCGTTCCCTACCCTGCAGGGGTATTCCGAGAGCCAACTGCTGCTCATTTTGCTGGGCCTGACCGCGCTCTTTGGCCTGCTGAGCGCCGTGACTTTTGGACTTTGTGAGTGGCGGGCCAAACAGTTGGGCGTGATTGACCGGGTGACGAACTACTGAGAGGTGCCGCGTGGACCGGGTGACACGCTTTGCCCCCATGCCCCGCTTTGGCGAACTGGGCGTCACGGTGACCCTCCAGGGGCTGGTGGTCGTCCACTGGGCGCGGTCTGGACCCGAAAGTCCGGTGTCTGGATCCCCAGAGGATGGTGCCGAGCCCCTGGTCACGGTGGCCGCCCAATGGTTGGCCCATCTCCGGGAGTATCTGGAAGGATCGCGGCGCGCTTTTCCACTGCCCATCGCCTGGGAGGCGTTGCCACCTTTCCAGCGGGCGGTGCTTCGGGCCACCTTTGCCATCCCGTATGGCGAGGTACGCACTTATGGAGAGGTGGCGACGGCCATTGGACGCCCCAGGGCGGCGCGAGCCGTGGGACGGGCGCTGGCGACCAACCCCATGCCCATTGTGGTGCCCTGTCACCGGGTTGTAGGGCATGACCGGCGATTGCATGGCTACGGTGGTCCCGGTGGCCTGATGACGAAAGCCTGGTTGTTGCAATTGGAAGGCGTCAATCTCCCTTGAAGGAGGTGAACCGATGAAACTGGCCGTTGGCGCTGACGAACGCTTGCATGTGGTGGATGTGGTGCTGGATTACCTGCGTGAGAAGGGCCACGAGGTGGTGTACATCGGCCCGGCCGGGCGGGGGACCCAGCCCTGGCCGGAAGTGGCCCGCCGGGTGGCCGAGGGCGTGGCGCAGGGTGACTTTGACGAGGGCATCCTCTTTTGTTGGACGGGCACAGGGGTGAGCATCGCGGCCAACAAGGTGAAGGGCATTCGCGCCGCCCTGTGCCACGATGCGGAGACGGCCAAAGGCGCCCGTTTGTGGAACGACGCCAATGTGCTGTGCATGTCCTTGCGCCTGACCTCGGAAGTGGTGGCAAAGGAAATCCTGGACGCCTGGTTCGGCACCAAGTATCAGCCTAACCCCACCGACGACGCCTGTCTGGCCATGATTGCCGAGATGGACGAAGGGCGTAAGTCGTGAGTCGTGGGTCGAGGATCGTTCGTCACAAACGCAATCGCAAATCGTAAATCTAAACCACAAATCATACCCTGTTTTTCTCCCTATGACCTTCAACTATACCTTCCCCCCAGAATTGCTCACGCGCCTGCGGCAGGCCCGGCGTGTGGTAGCGCTCACCGGCGCGGGGGTGTCGGCTGAGAGCGGGGTGCCCACCTTTCGCGATGCCCAGACCGGCCTGTGGGCCAGGTATCGCCCTGAAGAGTTGGCGACCCCGGAGGCCTTCGCCCGGCATCCGGAGCGGGTGTGGGCCTGGTACATGTGGCGGCGTGCTCTGGTGCGCCGGGCGGCGCCCAATCCGGCTCATTACGCGCTGGCCTGCATGGAGCGGTTGGTGCCCGCTTTCACCCTGGTGACCCAGAATGTGGATGGACTGCATCAGCAGGCCGGTTCACGGCGGATCATCGAACTCCACGGCAACCTCATGCGCACGGTGTGCGCTGCCCGGCGTCACCGGGTGGAGCGGTGGGAGCCGGTGCCCGAGGGCGAAGTGCCCCGCTGCCCGGAGTGTGGCAGCTTGTTGCGGCCCGATGTGGTCTGGTTCGGCGAGGCGTTGCCCGGTGAGGCCCTGGACGCTGCCTGGCAGGCCGCCCAAGAGGCCGAGGTGATGTTGGTGGTGGGTACCTCGGGGGTGGTGCAGCCGGCGGCTTCGCTGCCCCTGGTGGCGGCCGAGCACGGCGCCTATCTGGCGGAGATCAACCCCCAGGAGACGGCGCTCAGCAGGTTCATGGCCGTCATGCTGCGGGGGCCGGCGGGAGAGGTGTTGCCGGCCCTGGTGCGGGCGCTTTGGGGAAAGGAGGCCTGCGACACGCAGGCCGAAGGAGGTGAGGCATGACCGTCTTCTCGACCACCATCACCCTGCAGACCCAGGGGCACACCGATATCCACGATATCACCGCCAGAGTGCAGGAGGCCGTGCGGCAGAGCGGCCTTCGGGAGGGTATCGCTTTGGTGTTCACCCCTTCGTCCACCAGCGCGATCACCACCATCGAGTACGAGAGCGGGTGCTTGAAGGACCTCCGCCGCCTGCTCGACGAGTGGATCGACCCGCAGCGGGATTACGCCCACAATTTGCGCTGGGGCGATGGCAACGGCCACGCCCATCTGCGGGCGGCCATGATGGGGCCTTCTTTGGCCCTGCCCATTCAGAGGGGGAAAGTCGTCCTCGGCACCTGGCAGCAGATCATTTTTGTGGACTTTGATGTGCGGCCACGCCAGCGGCGTCTCGTTGTCCAGGTTGTGGGGGATTGAGTGGGTTGAGCCGGGCCACCAGGTGCACGGCATTGGGCAGCACACCTTCCTGCCCAATGCCGTTTGCGCTCCGGGGGAATGGTATACTTTGGGCGCGTAAGAAACCTTTATCCCAAGTCAGGGTTGTTATAAATGCCCGGTCATCCTCAAGAAGATTTGGCGGCTTTGCCCGATCGGGCGCTGGTGGAAAGGGCTACCCAGGGCGACCGTGAAGCCTTTGGGGTGCTTTACCAGCGTTATGTGCAACGTATCTACAACTACATCTACTATCGCGTCGGGCATGCAGTAGAAGCCGAGGACCTAACCGCCCGCGTGTTTTACCGGGCCATGCGCAGTATGCCGCGTTACAAAGAGCGCGGGCTGCCCTTTTCGGCTTTTCTTTATCGGATTGCCCATAACCTGGTGGCCAACTGGCATCGGGACAGTAAGCGCCGTCCGGAGATCCCTTTGGAGGATGCGTGGCTTCCCCCGCGGGCCGAAGGGGACCCAGAGGACAAACTGATCCTCAACGAAGAACGCGAGCGTTTGTTGCAGGCCATTCGCCGTTTACCGCCGGAGCGTCAGGAGTTGCTCATTTTCAAATTTGTGGATCGGCTTTCCAACGCTGAAATCGGTCAGATTATGGGGCGTAGCGAAGGGGCGATCAAAAGTTTGTATCACCGGACCCTGGTCGCTTTACGGGCCGAGTTGCGACGAGTTCAGGAGGAAGAAGGGTGATGTTACGCATTGTGACCGATGGCGCAGCGGATTTCCCTCCGGGCTGGTTGGAGCGTTACCGGGTCGCTGTGATTCCCATCAACATCCAGATGAAAGGGCGTACTTACTTGCAGGGGGTGGATGTGAACGACGACGACTTTTATCGCTTTGTGGAGCAGGAACGGGTTATCCCGAAAACTTCTCAGCCCTCTCCCCAGCAGTTTGTGGCGTTTTATCGCCGCATTGCCCAACCAGGAGACACGGTGCTCTCCATTCATGTCACCTCGCGCCTTTCAGGCACGTTCCACTCTGCGGTACAGGCGGCGAAGGAGTTGGTGGACGAGATGAAGGTGGTGCCCTTTGATTCCTTGGGAGGCTCGGCGAGTTTGGCGTTTATGTGTCGGGACGCGCGGGCGATGGCCGAGGCTGGAGCGACGCTGGAGCAGATCCTGGCTCGTTTGACCTGGCTGCGGGAGCACATCTCGGTGGTGCTCACCCTGAACAGTTTGGAATATGCCCGCTTAAGTGGCCGGGTGCGGGCGGCTCAGGCCTTGGCCGCTGGCCTGCTGCGCATCAAGCCTGTGGTAGAGTTGCGTGACGGTTTTCTGGACATGGTGGACAAGGTGCGCACCCGCTCGCGCTCGCTGGAAGCGGTGGTCCAGCGGGTGAAGGCTGGGGTGGGCTTCAGGCCGGCCCATGTGGCGGTGGTCAACGCGCGGGCGCCTCAGGCGGCGCAATGGCTGCATGAGCGGGTCCAGCAAGTATTGAAGGTGCGTGAACTCATCACCACCAATCTCTCCATCGCCGTGGCAGCCAACCTGGGGCCGGGCACGGCCGGCGTGGTGGCGTACCCTGCGGAGGAGTGAGATGTCCCGACGGGCCCCGTTGACAACGGAAGAAATGCGTTCCCTGGAAGACTGGTTGCGCCAGGACCTGGTGCCTGTGTCGCCGGACCCGCAGTTTGTGGGCCGCACCTACACGCGCCTGCAGAACCCGCGGGCGGTGCAGGTGCCGTGGAAATCGCCTGCCACGATGCGCCAGGGTTTGCTGGTGGTGGCTTCGCTGAGCGGGGCGTTGTTCGCCCTCGCCCTGGTGGTAGGGTGGGTCTTTTGGCGGCGGCGTAGACCTTCCACCGTGACTGGAGCCTGAGCCACCCCCTTCAACCCCTCGGAGCAAACGCCGAGGGGTTGTTTGTCGCTCCGTGGTGAAGCAGGGGATGGCCTTCGCAATGGGGCACCTTTTTCGGGGGCATGGAACTCGACGTCTACCCTGGCACGCTTCTGGTATAATTTGCCCGCTTTAACCCCGCTGGGAGGGTGTCCTTTGCGATTCAATCCTTTGAACTGGTTGCTGGGCTTTTTTTCGCTGGATATTGGTATTGACCTGGGTACTGCCAACACTTTGGTTTATCTGCGCGGGAAAGGGATCGTCATTAACGAGCCTTCGTGGGTGGCCATGGACAAACGCACCCGGCGTCCCCTGGCCATTGGCGCTGAAGCCAAGCGGATGGTCGGTCGCACGCCGGCCAATGTGATCGCCATCCGGCCCCTGAACGATGGCGTAATCTCCGATTTTGACATCACCGAGGCGATGTTGGAGTATTTCTTCGCCAAGGTGCATGAGCAAAGTCTGGTACCGGTGGCGCGGCCGCGAGTGGTCATCGGCATCCCGGCCGGGGTGACCGAGGTGGAAATGCGGGCCATCTACGATGCCGCCATGGCGGCCGGAGCTCGGGAGGTTTTCCTGGTCGAGGAGCCCGTTGCCGCGGCCCTGGGCGCCGGGTTGCCCATTCAAGACATTAAAGGGACCATGGTCGTGGACATCGGCGGCGGCACCACCGAAATTGCCGTGCTTTCCATGGGCGGCATGGTGGTCTCGCGTTCCCTCCGTGTGGCCGGTGACGAAATGGACGAGGCCATCGTGCAGTACATGCGCAACAAATACAACCTGCTCATCGGCGCCCGGATGGCCGAGGAAGCCAAAATGGTCATCGGCTCGGCGCATCCTTTGACCGAAGAAAAAACCTTTGTCTTACGTGGGCGCAATTTGATCACCGGGCTGCCTGAGGCCGTGGAGGTGTCGTCCATCGAGTTGCGCGAGGCGTTGGCCATGCCCCTGCAAACCATTGTGGAGACCGTCAAAGACGCCCTGGACGAGGCTCCCCCGGAGATTTTGGCGGATTTGATGGAGACGGGAATTTGTCTTACGGGAGGCGGCGCCTTGCTCCAGGGCCTGGCCGATCGACTCACCGAGGAAGTCAAACTCCGCGCCTGGGTGGCCGAGGACCCCATGAGTTGCGTCGCCCGCGGAGCCGGGCTGATCCTCGAAGACCTGGACCATCTGGCCCCCTTGCTGGTCACCGAAGAGCGCATCGGCCTGTAGCCTTCTGCGCCCCATCCTGGCCCTGTTTCGAGCCAGGGCGTCATCCCCAGGGGATGGGGCGGGCATAGACCTTTTATGAACTCTTCCAATCAGCGGCTCTTTTCGCGGATCGTGCTCCTGCTGGTGGTGGTCGGGCTCATCGCCTTGGCCCTGGGGGGATACCTCACACCATTGACCCGCCTTTCGACGACGCCTTTCCTTAGCGCCCAAGAATGGCTGGCCATCCGTTACGCCGCCCTGCGGGATTACCTGACGGCCCCCCAGGATGTGGCGGCTTTGCGCCAGCGTAACCAGCAACTGGAAGCCGAGGTCGCCCGTTTGCAGACCGAGGTGGTCTCTTTGCAACAACAACTGGCTGAAGCCAAGGTGTTGGCGGCTTTGTTGGATTTTGCCCGTGCTCATCCCACCAACCAGTACAAGGCCGCGCGGGTCATCGGTCAGGACCCCAGCCCCTTTTTGCACTATGTGATCGTCAATCGGGGCTCCGACGACGGCATTCGACCGGGCATGCCGGTGGTCTCACCCGAGGGCCTGGTAGGCTATGTGGATGCCGTGATTCCCCAGGCCGCGCGGGTGCGGTTGATCACCGACCCCGGCTCGCGGGTGGATGTGCGCGTCAAACCGGCCAATGTGGACGCCGTGCTGCAAGGGAGCGTCACCGGGGAATTGACCCTGAACATGCTCCCCCTGGATGCCAAGGTCCAACCGGGGAATCTGGTGCTGACTTCGGGATTGGGAGGGCGCTTCCCGGCGGATCTGCTGGTGGGCCAGGTGGTCAGCACGCGCAAGCAGGCCTTTGCCTTGTTCCAGGAGGCCGCGGTTCAACCCGTGGTGGACTTCGCGCGCCTGGACATTGTGCTCATCATCGTCAATTTTCAACCGGTGGATATTACGCCGTTGATGGAGCAACCCTGAGATGGCCGTGCTGCTCGGTTTGGCCCTGTTTAGCGGCTCGCTGGTGCTTCAAAGCAGCCTGATCAGCCATTTGCGGCTGCTTCATGGTACGGCCGATTTGCCGCTGCTGGTTTTGGTGGCCTGGTTGCTTCACCCCCGCCTGCCATGGCCCTGGGCCTGGGCTGTCCTGCTCGGCGGACTGGTGGGCTGGGTGTCGGGGTTGCCCTGGTTTGTGCCCGTGCTGGCGTACACCCTGGTGGCCGCGCTGACCTTGATGCTGCGATGGCGTCTGTGGCAGGTGTCGTTGCTGGTCTATCTCTTCCTGGTGGTCAGCGGCACCTTGCTGGTCCAAACCCTCACCTGGGCGGCGCTGTTGGCCCTGGGAACCTCCATCCCCTGGCGCCTGGCGTTTACGCAGATCCTTTTGCCCAGCGCTTTGCTCAA
This genomic interval carries:
- a CDS encoding MGMT family protein, yielding MDRVTRFAPMPRFGELGVTVTLQGLVVVHWARSGPESPVSGSPEDGAEPLVTVAAQWLAHLREYLEGSRRAFPLPIAWEALPPFQRAVLRATFAIPYGEVRTYGEVATAIGRPRAARAVGRALATNPMPIVVPCHRVVGHDRRLHGYGGPGGLMTKAWLLQLEGVNLP
- the mreC gene encoding rod shape-determining protein MreC, with the protein product MNSSNQRLFSRIVLLLVVVGLIALALGGYLTPLTRLSTTPFLSAQEWLAIRYAALRDYLTAPQDVAALRQRNQQLEAEVARLQTEVVSLQQQLAEAKVLAALLDFARAHPTNQYKAARVIGQDPSPFLHYVIVNRGSDDGIRPGMPVVSPEGLVGYVDAVIPQAARVRLITDPGSRVDVRVKPANVDAVLQGSVTGELTLNMLPLDAKVQPGNLVLTSGLGGRFPADLLVGQVVSTRKQAFALFQEAAVQPVVDFARLDIVLIIVNFQPVDITPLMEQP
- a CDS encoding NAD-dependent deacylase produces the protein MTFNYTFPPELLTRLRQARRVVALTGAGVSAESGVPTFRDAQTGLWARYRPEELATPEAFARHPERVWAWYMWRRALVRRAAPNPAHYALACMERLVPAFTLVTQNVDGLHQQAGSRRIIELHGNLMRTVCAARRHRVERWEPVPEGEVPRCPECGSLLRPDVVWFGEALPGEALDAAWQAAQEAEVMLVVGTSGVVQPAASLPLVAAEHGAYLAEINPQETALSRFMAVMLRGPAGEVLPALVRALWGKEACDTQAEGGEA
- a CDS encoding ABC transporter permease codes for the protein MARLAVLWRSFKTAAWLGWQIESNWTDPFLFALYSAIKPLAGTAILVVMYGIISHNAFENPIFAYIYLGNAFYMYVGGVLNGISWAIIDDREHYKTLKYLYVAPIHMPAYLFGRGVAQFLITSVAVAVTIAAGVVFLRLNIVWAEVNWPLFFGALLLGVLMLALMGLFLAGILLLLVHHSWFIGEAVGSALYLFSGAIFPLEVLPAWLRPLGYAMPITYWLELLRRALVGSVAQAFPTLQGYSESQLLLILLGLTALFGLLSAVTFGLCEWRAKQLGVIDRVTNY
- a CDS encoding DegV family protein, coding for MLRIVTDGAADFPPGWLERYRVAVIPINIQMKGRTYLQGVDVNDDDFYRFVEQERVIPKTSQPSPQQFVAFYRRIAQPGDTVLSIHVTSRLSGTFHSAVQAAKELVDEMKVVPFDSLGGSASLAFMCRDARAMAEAGATLEQILARLTWLREHISVVLTLNSLEYARLSGRVRAAQALAAGLLRIKPVVELRDGFLDMVDKVRTRSRSLEAVVQRVKAGVGFRPAHVAVVNARAPQAAQWLHERVQQVLKVRELITTNLSIAVAANLGPGTAGVVAYPAEE
- a CDS encoding RpiB/LacA/LacB family sugar-phosphate isomerase, translating into MKLAVGADERLHVVDVVLDYLREKGHEVVYIGPAGRGTQPWPEVARRVAEGVAQGDFDEGILFCWTGTGVSIAANKVKGIRAALCHDAETAKGARLWNDANVLCMSLRLTSEVVAKEILDAWFGTKYQPNPTDDACLAMIAEMDEGRKS
- a CDS encoding sigma-70 family RNA polymerase sigma factor, with the translated sequence MPGHPQEDLAALPDRALVERATQGDREAFGVLYQRYVQRIYNYIYYRVGHAVEAEDLTARVFYRAMRSMPRYKERGLPFSAFLYRIAHNLVANWHRDSKRRPEIPLEDAWLPPRAEGDPEDKLILNEERERLLQAIRRLPPERQELLIFKFVDRLSNAEIGQIMGRSEGAIKSLYHRTLVALRAELRRVQEEEG
- a CDS encoding ABC transporter permease; translation: MHEQVLARLVTRHGGLRLFVRAVWGRAYPRIIGLQREKSWLAFDIVLPLMSVAAYVFVYRAIHAPEAYVGFVVLGGTMTAFWLNVLWNMSSQLYWEKEQGNLALYILAPAPLMAILLGMAVGGAVATTLRALVFTFLGTLVFQVTFSVAAWLPLFGVFFLALAALYGLGMMFASLFLLLSREAWHLVALFQEPVYLLSGFYFPVKSFPFWVAAAASLIPLTMGLDAMRQLAFPDGTQYGFLPVGWEIAGLAGLSVLFIVAARYLLAYMERLAKQEARLTESRG
- a CDS encoding rod shape-determining protein, giving the protein MRFNPLNWLLGFFSLDIGIDLGTANTLVYLRGKGIVINEPSWVAMDKRTRRPLAIGAEAKRMVGRTPANVIAIRPLNDGVISDFDITEAMLEYFFAKVHEQSLVPVARPRVVIGIPAGVTEVEMRAIYDAAMAAGAREVFLVEEPVAAALGAGLPIQDIKGTMVVDIGGGTTEIAVLSMGGMVVSRSLRVAGDEMDEAIVQYMRNKYNLLIGARMAEEAKMVIGSAHPLTEEKTFVLRGRNLITGLPEAVEVSSIELREALAMPLQTIVETVKDALDEAPPEILADLMETGICLTGGGALLQGLADRLTEEVKLRAWVAEDPMSCVARGAGLILEDLDHLAPLLVTEERIGL
- a CDS encoding YjbQ family protein, coding for MTVFSTTITLQTQGHTDIHDITARVQEAVRQSGLREGIALVFTPSSTSAITTIEYESGCLKDLRRLLDEWIDPQRDYAHNLRWGDGNGHAHLRAAMMGPSLALPIQRGKVVLGTWQQIIFVDFDVRPRQRRLVVQVVGD